In one window of Athene noctua chromosome 17, bAthNoc1.hap1.1, whole genome shotgun sequence DNA:
- the ASPHD2 gene encoding aspartate beta-hydroxylase domain-containing protein 2 encodes MVWVPLRTTRTDRRAPLRAPTPRCCTTMSLEWLLDWSWSLDGLRDFIATGIQSFRDCDATALAAVACLLVLFVWYCYHVGREQPRAYATVNALMQSAEANGVQNGYVYCHSPECVRCTHHDGLNQKLYHNLQEYAKRYSWSGMGRIHKGIREQGRYLNSRPSIQKPEVFFLPDLPTMPYFSRDAQKHDVELLERNFQTILCEFETLYKAFSNCSLPQGWKMNSTPSGEWFTFYLVNQGMCVPRNCRRCPRTYRLLGSLRTCIGNNVFGNACISVLSPGTVIAEHYGPTNIRIRCHLGLKTPSNCELVVGGEPQCWAEGRCLLFDDSFLHTAFHEGPPEEGPRVVFMVDLWHPNVAAAERQALDFIFAPGR; translated from the exons ATGGTGTGGGTGCCTCTAAGGACCACGAGGACCGACCGCCGGGCCCCGCTGCGCGCGCCCACCCCCCGCTGCTGCACCACCATGTCTTTGGAGTGGCTGCTGGACTGGAGCTGGTCCCTGGACGGACTCCGGGATTTCATCGCCACCGGCATCCAATCATTCCGGGACTGCGACGCCACCGCCCTGGCTGCCGTCGCTTGCCTCCTGGTCCTCTTCGTGTGGTACTGCTACCACGtcgggcgggagcagccccgcGCCTACGCCACCGTCAACGCCCTGATGCAGAGCGCCGAGGCCAACGGCGTGCAGAACGGGTACGTCTACTGCCACTCGCCCGAGTGCGTGCGCTGCACGCACCACGACGGCCTCAACCAGAAACTCTACCACAACCTCCAGGAGTACGCCAAGCGCTACTCCTGGTCCGGCATGGGCAGGATCCACAAGGGCATCCGCGAGCAGGGCCGCTACCTCAACAGCCGGCCCTCCATCCAGAAGCCAGAAGTCTTCTTCTTGCCGGACTTGCCGACCATGCCCTACTTCTCCCGGGACGCTCAAAAGCACGACGTGGAGTTGCTGGAGCGCAACTTCCAGACCATCCTGTGCGAGTTTGAGACCCTCTACAAAGCTTTCTCAAACTGCAGCCTCCCGCAAggatggaaaatgaacagcacgCCCAGCGGGGAGTGGTTCACCTTCTACCTGGTGAACCAGGGCATGTGCGTGCCCAGGAACTGCAGGCGATGCCCACGGACGTACCGCTTGCTCGGGAGCCTTCGCACCTGCATTGGCAACAATGTCTTTGGGAACGCCTGCATCTCCGTGCTGAGCCCGGGCACCGTCATCGCCGAGCACTACGGACCCACCAACATCCGCATCCGCTGCCACCTGG GTCTGAAGACCCCCAGCAACTGTGAGCTGGTGGTGGGGGGCGAGCCGCAGTGCTGGGCCGAGGGCCGCTGCCTGCTCTTCGACGACTCCTTCCTGCACACGGCGTTCCACGAAG GTCCGCCGGAGGAAGGGCCCCGCGTGGTCTTCATGGTGGACCTGTGGCACCCCAACGTCGCCGCCGCCGAGCGCCAGGCCCTCGACTTCATCTTCGCGCCGGGACGATGA